Proteins from one Pontibacter korlensis genomic window:
- a CDS encoding helix-turn-helix domain-containing protein, which translates to MMKEKVTDELNNSLIYIRNLANCPPSYLNDPGRKEFFEVVWLKNEYPLHALKDEGQPQKGHWIYLLPPYRVHQLNKAGKKGVLLSFKRDLLDEEAKEFSLDVFKIFNVQGEYSFLKVSKELSDQLCKVYDLMEEEYQSENHSLLIIKSLLKAFLLNIIRVKEHEFTMQDVNQKRVYEFMLLLEENYLHIRNTDFYADKIGISSKRLNQILKEKLQKTGLQLIHDRVILEAKRQIIHSDHTLKEIAYLLEFKEYSYFSRFFKQHTAQTPENFKKQVHNHIALKANTLI; encoded by the coding sequence ATGATGAAAGAAAAAGTAACAGATGAGCTGAACAATTCACTTATCTATATAAGAAATCTTGCTAATTGCCCGCCAAGCTATTTAAATGATCCTGGCAGAAAGGAGTTTTTTGAAGTAGTCTGGCTAAAGAACGAATATCCTTTACATGCTCTAAAAGATGAAGGTCAACCACAAAAAGGACATTGGATCTACCTGTTGCCACCCTATCGGGTGCATCAGCTAAACAAGGCAGGTAAAAAAGGCGTTTTGTTATCTTTTAAAAGAGATCTATTGGATGAAGAGGCTAAAGAGTTCTCTCTGGATGTTTTTAAAATATTTAATGTACAGGGTGAATACTCTTTCCTGAAGGTTAGTAAAGAATTATCTGATCAACTTTGCAAGGTGTATGACCTGATGGAAGAGGAGTACCAAAGTGAAAACCACAGCCTACTGATCATAAAGTCTTTGTTAAAAGCCTTCCTCCTGAATATTATCCGGGTTAAGGAGCATGAATTCACTATGCAGGATGTAAACCAGAAAAGAGTATATGAATTTATGCTATTGTTAGAGGAGAACTACTTGCATATCAGGAACACAGACTTTTATGCCGATAAGATAGGAATCAGCTCTAAACGTTTAAATCAGATATTAAAGGAAAAGTTACAAAAGACAGGGCTGCAATTAATTCATGACAGGGTAATTCTGGAAGCAAAACGACAGATTATACACAGTGATCATACGCTTAAAGAGATAGCATACCTGCTTGAGTTTAAAGAGTACTCATACTTCAGTCGCTTTTTTAAGCAGCACACAGCCCAAACACCGGAAAATTTTAAAAAACAGGTACACAACCACATTGCTTTGAAAGCGAACACTTTAATTTAA
- a CDS encoding CatA-like O-acetyltransferase has translation MKTQYSKTRFETKGWAREEHFHFFRSFSQPFFNVHTEIDMTSLYHYARWEGLSVSLAYLHAATEAIRNTDSFLLRLEGDEVVKYEAVDMSTTILKANKTVSFVHLPHHPDLQTFCRQSLAIIEEVKESDALFSGYNGPDLIHATRLPWFKFNGLEHACTGDSSDSIPKLAFGKLEFRDKRVILPLSIQVHHALMDGYHIHLFLENLQGSINTYGVSRKFPAAVKVPKQVKPMALVQRFVSLLMNGSQSSGSMKKVG, from the coding sequence ATGAAAACACAATACAGTAAAACCAGGTTCGAGACCAAAGGCTGGGCGCGGGAGGAGCACTTTCACTTCTTCAGGTCCTTTTCGCAGCCATTCTTTAACGTACACACTGAAATAGATATGACCAGTCTGTATCATTATGCCAGGTGGGAGGGCCTCTCCGTGTCGCTGGCCTATCTGCATGCAGCCACTGAGGCTATCCGCAACACGGATAGCTTTTTGCTTAGGTTAGAAGGCGACGAAGTCGTTAAATATGAAGCGGTTGATATGTCCACGACCATTCTCAAAGCGAATAAAACAGTCTCTTTTGTACACCTGCCACACCACCCTGATCTTCAAACGTTTTGCAGGCAGTCCTTAGCCATTATAGAGGAGGTAAAGGAGAGCGATGCACTGTTCAGTGGCTACAATGGTCCTGACCTGATTCATGCCACTAGGCTGCCGTGGTTTAAGTTTAACGGTTTAGAGCATGCGTGCACAGGTGATTCAAGTGACTCCATTCCAAAACTGGCTTTCGGCAAGCTGGAGTTCAGAGATAAGCGGGTCATACTCCCCCTCAGCATTCAGGTGCATCACGCGCTGATGGATGGATACCACATCCACTTGTTCCTGGAAAATTTGCAGGGTTCTATCAACACGTACGGTGTCTCCAGGAAATTCCCGGCGGCAGTAAAGGTTCCTAAACAGGTGAAGCCGATGGCGCTGGTACAGCGGTTTGTAAGTTTATTGATGAACGGTAGCCAAAGCTCCGGCAGCATGAAGAAGGTCGGCTAA
- a CDS encoding Crp/Fnr family transcriptional regulator, which translates to MQEYNMLTEYRAAITRYMQAHLQLMEKYEISTEKYKPLYQLLKQDAAPHGVFILQSGLVKVVRTTSLGQAYSLGIFDRGEVLGDVEAIMNMHHFGTVETVSSCTFWKIKPEQFLNMLSQEPEFNLLIHQNVISKLLNTSQMAAIQSTNKLFYSLMVVLREFSKLNELRISKALLAEALGTSTRNLNRLLAQLEEEHIIRIQQTIIKEINLQLLQQKIHAYENTIQ; encoded by the coding sequence ATGCAAGAATATAACATGTTAACCGAGTACAGAGCAGCCATTACGCGTTACATGCAGGCGCACCTTCAACTAATGGAAAAGTATGAGATTAGCACTGAGAAGTACAAGCCACTATACCAGCTACTAAAGCAGGATGCTGCACCACACGGTGTTTTCATACTCCAGTCGGGTTTGGTTAAAGTGGTTCGCACCACATCCCTCGGCCAGGCTTACTCATTGGGTATATTCGATCGGGGCGAAGTATTGGGCGATGTGGAAGCCATTATGAACATGCACCACTTCGGAACCGTAGAAACCGTGAGCAGCTGCACCTTCTGGAAGATCAAGCCTGAGCAATTTCTGAACATGCTTTCGCAGGAGCCCGAATTCAACCTGCTCATCCACCAGAATGTGATCTCAAAACTGCTCAACACTTCCCAAATGGCAGCGATCCAGAGCACAAACAAGCTCTTCTATTCTTTGATGGTCGTGCTCCGGGAATTCTCTAAACTAAATGAGCTACGCATATCTAAGGCACTTTTAGCTGAGGCGCTTGGCACCTCTACCCGCAACCTGAACAGGTTGCTGGCACAGTTGGAAGAAGAGCATATCATTCGGATACAGCAAACGATCATAAAAGAAATTAACCTGCAGTTGCTGCAGCAAAAAATACATGCATATGAAAACACAATACAGTAA
- the hxlA gene encoding 3-hexulose-6-phosphate synthase → MTKLQVAIDLLTTADALALAEKVAPYIDIIELGTPLIKSEGLSVITAMKNAFPEKIVFADFKTADTGALEAEMAFKAGADLVTVLATTGNATIEGAVKAAKQYGKGVVVDTIGESDRVKRAQEVTALGVEFVELHAGLDEQAQPGYSIQVLIDEAARVGVPVSIAGGVNVNNIAAVKQVGVVVAVAGASLYGAPDPAAAAKALREALDAA, encoded by the coding sequence ATGACAAAATTACAAGTAGCAATAGACTTATTAACAACAGCTGACGCTTTGGCTCTTGCAGAAAAAGTAGCTCCATATATCGACATCATTGAGTTAGGTACTCCCCTGATCAAGAGCGAAGGTTTATCAGTTATCACTGCGATGAAAAATGCTTTCCCGGAAAAAATTGTTTTTGCTGATTTTAAAACTGCAGATACTGGTGCTCTTGAGGCAGAAATGGCATTTAAGGCTGGTGCTGATTTGGTTACTGTGCTGGCAACAACGGGTAATGCAACCATAGAAGGCGCTGTTAAAGCTGCTAAACAATATGGTAAAGGAGTTGTAGTTGACACCATTGGAGAGTCAGACCGTGTAAAGCGTGCACAGGAAGTTACAGCCTTGGGTGTTGAGTTCGTAGAATTACATGCAGGCCTTGACGAGCAAGCACAACCAGGATATTCTATTCAGGTACTGATTGATGAGGCAGCTCGTGTTGGTGTACCAGTTTCAATTGCAGGAGGTGTAAACGTAAATAACATAGCAGCTGTAAAGCAAGTAGGTGTTGTAGTTGCTGTGGCTGGTGCATCGCTTTACGGTGCCCCAGATCCAGCTGCTGCTGCCAAAGCTTTGCGCGAAGCACTTGATGCTGCTTAA
- the hxlB gene encoding 6-phospho-3-hexuloisomerase yields the protein MIKANGQDLAASLKSNFALILEENRKLADKIAYSEVAKIIPFIQDAERIFIVGAGRSGLSLHSAAMRLMHLGLSVFVVGETTTPAIRKGDLLLAASGSGTTSSIVKAAEKAVSSGAKVVALSTTANSPLATLAAHVAVVPAAQKQDHGTTVSEQYAGSLFEQAILLLTDAIFQTLWGIDKTPAEELWKRHANLE from the coding sequence GTGATAAAGGCAAACGGTCAGGATTTAGCAGCTTCTCTAAAGAGCAATTTTGCGCTTATTTTAGAAGAAAATCGAAAGCTAGCTGATAAGATAGCGTATAGTGAAGTCGCGAAAATTATACCCTTCATTCAAGATGCTGAACGAATTTTCATAGTGGGTGCAGGACGATCGGGGCTTTCTTTACATTCGGCTGCCATGCGCCTCATGCACCTGGGACTTTCCGTTTTTGTGGTTGGAGAAACTACAACACCAGCTATCAGGAAGGGAGATTTGCTTTTGGCAGCATCAGGATCCGGCACCACAAGCTCTATAGTAAAAGCGGCAGAGAAAGCGGTTAGTTCCGGCGCTAAAGTGGTGGCACTTTCTACTACAGCCAACTCACCCTTAGCAACACTGGCTGCACATGTTGCAGTTGTTCCGGCTGCACAAAAGCAGGACCATGGCACCACCGTTTCAGAGCAATACGCTGGCAGCTTATTTGAGCAGGCCATCCTACTTCTGACGGATGCCATCTTTCAAACCCTATGGGGCATAGACAAAACGCCTGCTGAGGAGCTCTGGAAGCGGCATGCAAACCTTGAATAA
- a CDS encoding LysR substrate-binding domain-containing protein: MESRQLRYFLKAKELLNFTEAAHNLHISQSTLSQQIKQLEEELNIPLFNRIGKRVTLTEAGELFAVYAAQSLKKANDGLLLLKDLNDLNTGTISIGVTYGLRNLLKQALVRFASKFPKVNVRVVFSTSEELIEKLNQLELDLILVFNESTTDQHFRYQPLFDSPVTLVTFKESSLSDKKSISLEELSKTPLVISSRGDSTSHFIIRAFNKSGLNPKVSIEVNDIPTILDLVKTGHWHGILVQTSVNEKDLLTTIPIKEKGMVRTAMIISLKEAYEKKAVKIFREQLMENNRNHA, translated from the coding sequence ATGGAATCAAGACAACTTCGATATTTTCTGAAAGCCAAGGAGCTACTGAACTTTACAGAAGCGGCGCATAACTTACATATAAGTCAAAGCACGTTATCTCAACAGATAAAGCAATTGGAAGAAGAGCTGAATATTCCTTTGTTTAACCGAATAGGAAAGCGGGTTACACTAACAGAGGCAGGGGAATTGTTTGCGGTATATGCTGCGCAAAGTTTAAAGAAAGCAAATGATGGCTTGCTGTTGCTGAAAGACCTGAATGATTTGAATACAGGCACGATCTCTATTGGTGTTACCTACGGACTACGAAATCTACTCAAGCAGGCATTAGTACGGTTTGCCAGTAAATTTCCAAAAGTCAATGTTCGGGTGGTTTTCAGCACATCGGAAGAATTGATTGAAAAGCTAAACCAGCTTGAGTTAGACTTGATTTTAGTTTTCAATGAGTCCACTACAGATCAGCATTTTAGATACCAGCCCCTTTTTGATTCGCCAGTGACCTTGGTTACTTTCAAAGAATCTTCACTTTCCGATAAAAAATCCATCAGCCTAGAAGAACTTTCCAAAACTCCTCTGGTAATTTCGTCGAGAGGAGACAGTACGAGCCACTTTATCATCAGGGCTTTCAATAAGAGTGGCCTGAACCCTAAAGTTTCAATAGAAGTGAACGATATTCCTACCATACTGGACCTGGTGAAAACAGGGCACTGGCACGGTATTCTGGTTCAAACCAGTGTGAATGAAAAAGACTTGCTGACCACTATCCCAATCAAAGAGAAAGGTATGGTACGTACTGCGATGATCATTTCGCTGAAAGAAGCATACGAGAAGAAAGCGGTGAAAATATTTAGGGAACAGCTGATGGAGAATAACAGAAATCATGCTTAA
- a CDS encoding NtaA/DmoA family FMN-dependent monooxygenase (This protein belongs to a clade of FMN-dependent monooxygenases, within a broader family of flavin-dependent oxidoreductases, the luciferase-like monooxygenase (LMM) family, some of whose members use coenzyme F420 rather than FMN.): protein MENRKKLKLAANIDGLGWNYVGWQHPDMPADASENIDFYIQQAKLAEAAKFDTLFLVDVSHVGPGNIPHYLSMFEGVSVMSALSTHTKNIGLSVTISTSYADPYSAARQILSLDKISKGRASLNAITSNPGGMVNFSRGHLGKADQYPMNKEFMEIVLGLWDTYEDDAFIRDKESGIFLDPRKMHTVNYRGKYFQVDGPLNISRSVQGRPVLYTAGMSQTFMDHATSYTDGVFTHGNTLEETVAIAKELRRQLVQKGRRPEDFIVSISQNPIVGRTEQEALEKYLELLRLIPNNSLPRSLFFGSAEKVADQVQQWYEQGAMDMLILRQDHPHGLRDFIELVVPILQERGIFRTEYESDTLRGNLELPKPAFRKVAYQKN from the coding sequence ATGGAAAATAGAAAAAAGTTAAAGCTGGCGGCCAATATTGATGGGCTGGGATGGAATTACGTGGGCTGGCAGCACCCCGATATGCCTGCTGATGCCAGCGAGAATATTGATTTTTATATTCAACAGGCTAAGCTTGCCGAAGCAGCCAAGTTTGATACACTCTTTCTGGTAGACGTGAGCCATGTAGGCCCGGGAAATATCCCGCATTACCTGAGTATGTTTGAGGGTGTCTCCGTCATGTCTGCCCTCAGTACGCACACCAAAAACATAGGACTTTCGGTTACCATTTCAACCTCTTATGCAGATCCCTACAGTGCTGCCCGGCAAATTCTCTCGTTGGATAAGATAAGCAAAGGCCGTGCGTCCTTAAACGCCATCACCTCAAACCCGGGAGGTATGGTCAATTTCAGCCGCGGGCATCTCGGTAAGGCAGACCAATACCCCATGAACAAAGAGTTTATGGAGATCGTGTTGGGGTTGTGGGATACCTATGAAGATGATGCCTTCATCCGGGATAAAGAAAGCGGCATATTCTTAGATCCCCGAAAAATGCATACGGTGAATTACCGGGGGAAATATTTCCAGGTAGACGGGCCATTGAATATTAGCCGTTCCGTTCAGGGGCGGCCGGTGCTATACACAGCTGGTATGTCTCAAACGTTTATGGATCATGCCACAAGCTACACAGACGGTGTCTTTACCCATGGCAATACACTGGAAGAAACAGTGGCAATCGCCAAGGAATTAAGACGGCAGTTAGTTCAAAAAGGCAGGAGGCCGGAGGATTTTATCGTGTCCATCTCACAAAACCCGATCGTTGGCAGAACAGAACAGGAAGCCCTGGAAAAATACCTGGAGCTGTTGCGGTTAATCCCCAACAACAGCCTCCCGCGTTCCCTGTTTTTTGGCTCAGCCGAAAAAGTGGCCGATCAGGTACAGCAATGGTACGAACAGGGAGCAATGGATATGTTGATTCTTCGCCAGGACCATCCCCACGGCTTGCGGGATTTTATTGAGCTGGTCGTACCTATTTTGCAGGAACGTGGCATATTCCGCACCGAGTACGAATCTGATACACTTCGAGGTAATTTAGAGTTGCCCAAGCCAGCTTTCAGAAAGGTAGCATACCAAAAGAACTGA
- a CDS encoding MsnO8 family LLM class oxidoreductase, translated as MLWNIKTAYSILELAIVSQGETIQQPLHNSLALAKEAEAYSYKRIWFAEHHNSDNIGSSATSLLMGYVAENTSTIRIGSGGIMLPNHSPLIIAEQFGTLAHLYPNRIDLGLGRAPGTDQQ; from the coding sequence ATATTATGGAACATAAAAACAGCATACTCCATTTTAGAACTTGCCATTGTATCGCAGGGAGAGACCATACAACAGCCCCTGCACAATTCATTGGCATTGGCAAAAGAAGCGGAGGCATATAGTTACAAACGCATCTGGTTTGCAGAGCATCATAATTCAGATAATATTGGCAGTAGCGCCACATCACTGCTCATGGGTTACGTGGCAGAGAACACATCTACCATCAGGATCGGCTCAGGTGGTATCATGCTGCCCAACCACTCTCCCCTGATTATAGCTGAACAGTTTGGAACCCTAGCCCACTTATACCCTAACCGCATTGATTTAGGCCTTGGCAGGGCGCCGGGTACGGATCAGCAATAA
- a CDS encoding SDR family NAD(P)-dependent oxidoreductase, with product MDLTNKKVLITGGSAGIGKSVIQELVQRGVRDFAVMGRRQEALDALKSEFPSANFLTIQGNVAKIDDLDKGVSTISEAWDELDILINNAGVVSAGLLSDLSDEDIINQININVTGLILLTKKALPLLIKSKEGAIMNISSGYGYIAMPFYSVYAATKAAVGQFSDAMRRELHQYPIHVMTVYPSATDTDMMKTAVVSNMDTPEEVAKASVEGLLKREINVILGGKEREEQVKVNFLEPRKIDAFAAANFEALRERTKQHRSM from the coding sequence ATGGACCTTACAAATAAAAAAGTGCTGATCACCGGCGGTAGTGCCGGAATAGGAAAATCTGTGATTCAGGAGTTGGTGCAACGGGGAGTGCGGGACTTTGCCGTGATGGGCAGAAGACAGGAGGCGCTGGACGCGCTGAAGTCTGAGTTTCCCAGCGCTAACTTTCTCACCATTCAGGGCAATGTGGCCAAAATAGACGACCTGGACAAAGGCGTCTCCACAATATCAGAGGCTTGGGACGAGCTGGACATCCTCATCAACAACGCCGGGGTGGTAAGCGCCGGCTTGCTCTCCGACTTGAGCGATGAGGACATCATCAACCAGATCAACATTAACGTGACAGGCTTGATCCTGCTGACAAAGAAGGCCCTGCCGCTCCTGATAAAGAGCAAGGAAGGCGCCATCATGAATATATCCTCCGGCTACGGGTACATCGCCATGCCATTCTACAGCGTGTACGCTGCCACGAAGGCGGCCGTGGGGCAGTTTTCCGACGCCATGCGCAGGGAGCTGCACCAGTACCCGATCCATGTGATGACCGTGTACCCCTCGGCCACCGACACTGACATGATGAAGACAGCAGTCGTAAGCAACATGGACACACCCGAAGAGGTGGCCAAGGCCTCCGTGGAGGGACTTCTCAAGAGGGAGATCAACGTGATCCTCGGCGGAAAAGAGCGAGAGGAGCAGGTAAAGGTGAACTTTCTAGAGCCAAGAAAAATCGATGCCTTTGCCGCCGCCAACTTCGAAGCATTGCGGGAAAGGACGAAGCAGCACCGGTCCATGTAA
- a CDS encoding winged helix-turn-helix transcriptional regulator: MANKMGYLSCLDTVKPVRDAIDVINGKWKLPIIISVMTGNERFTDIQESIPGITPKVLAKELKDLEQHQLIKRVVVEDYPVKILYKPEPYADTLVPIIDALKVWGMNHRKKIFEKE; encoded by the coding sequence ATGGCTAATAAAATGGGATACCTGTCATGCCTGGACACGGTAAAGCCGGTGCGGGACGCGATCGACGTAATTAATGGCAAATGGAAATTGCCTATCATCATCTCTGTGATGACTGGTAATGAGCGGTTCACCGATATACAGGAAAGTATACCCGGAATTACACCAAAGGTGCTGGCCAAGGAGCTGAAGGACCTGGAGCAGCACCAACTCATCAAGCGGGTGGTGGTAGAGGATTACCCGGTGAAGATCCTGTATAAGCCGGAACCCTATGCCGATACCTTAGTTCCTATCATCGATGCCTTGAAGGTATGGGGGATGAACCACCGGAAGAAGATTTTTGAAAAGGAGTAG